The region GACCGTCGAGCAGATGCAGGGTGCGATCGGCGTAGGCTGCCAGCCGGTCATCGTGGGTGACCAGCAGCACGCCCGCGCCCTCTTCCCTGGCCAGACTGACCAGCAGGGCCGCGACCGTTTCAGCGTTGGCCCGGTCCAGGCTCCCGGTCGGTTCGTCAGCCAGCACAACCGCCGGTCGGGCGGCCAGGGCCCTGGCGACCGCCACGCGCTGGCGTTCCCCGCCGCTCAAGACGCCGGGAAGACTGGCCTCCCTGCCCTGAAGGCCCACCCGGGCAATTAACTCCCGAGCCCGGCCTGGGTGGTCCTGACCGGCCAGCCGGCAGGGGATCAGCACATTGTCCAGCACGCTGAGATCCTCCAGCAGGTAGTGGTGCTGGAAGACCAGCCCGACCCGCCCGGCCCGCCGCTGCGCACGGGTCTGGGTATCCAGCGTGTCGGCCCGTTCGTCTGCCCACCAGACCTCGCCCTGCTGAGGAATATCCAGCCCGCCCAGCAGGTGCAGCAGGGTGCTTTTGCCGCTGCCGCTGGGGCCGGTGACCGCTACGACCTCGCCAGGCCACACCTCCAGGCTGACCCCGTGTAATACGTCCGTTCCGGCAAAACCGTGGCGGAGATTCCGGGCGTGCAGGACAGGCGGATGGGATGTTGCCGGGGAGAGCGTCACGACGCGCATGCTAGGGCATCTGACCTATAGACGCTGGTGTTGCACGCTCCGGGGGCGACGGGACGCTACACTGCGCGCGTGGACCTGCTGGACACTCTGAAACACTCCCCCCTTTTCCAGCGCGTGCCTGAAGACGCTGTGCGTGAGGCGGCCCGTGTTGTCACCCCCCGGAATTTCCAGGCGGGTGACACCGTTCTGGAACAAGATGCCCAGGGAGAAGCCCTCTACCTGCTCACCAGTGGTGCCGTGCGGGTCAGCCGGGTCAGTCTGGGCAGCCGTGAACGGGTCATGGGTGATGTCTATGCCCCGGGCGTGATCGGCGAGACTGCCGTTCTGGCCTCCGTGGGCGAACGCAGCGCCACCGTTGTCGCGCTGACTGATGTCACTACGCTGATGCTCTACCGCGATCATTTTTCGCAGATCCTGCGCCGTCACCCCCTGGTGCTCTGGAACCTCAGCGCCATGCTGGCCCAGCGCATCACCCACCTCAATGACGAGCTGATCGCCTTCGGCCTGAACACCGAAGCGGCCCTGGCCCACGTCTTTACGCATCAGCACCGGCAGCGTGTGCAGGCTGGGATACCGAGCCCGGAAGTTCTGCCGCTGGGAACCCAGGACATCATGCAGCGCATCAGCGCCAGCCGTGAGACCGTGTCGCGTGTGATGCGCAAGATGGAACGCCAGGGTCTGTTGAAGGTCAGCAACCAGACTGTGGTACTGCTGGACGTGCACGCCCTGGAGCAAAGCAGCCTGGACGAGGCGGACAACGAGTAAAACCCTTTCGTTGGGTGTTGATCTGACTCGGGGGTTTCGGGGAGCACGGGGTGCTGTGCGCCCACGCCCGGTATCTTACAGATATGCGTCTCGTCAGAATTCTTCATCAGGGGCAGGCCCGCTGGGGTCAGCTGCAGCAGGATACGGTACTTCTCAGCAGTGGAATGGGGGAAGCACCGACCGGAGAGACCGTACCGTTTGACCCGGCTGCCCTGCTCGCGCCTGCTGAGCCCAGCAAGATCGTGTGCGTGGGCCGCAACTACCTGGACCACATCCGGGAACTCGGCAATGACACCGGCGACCTTCCGAAAGAGCCGGGGATTTTCCTCAAGGGGCCCAACACCCTGGCCGAACCCGGCGGAACAGTCGTGCGTCCGGACTGGACTGATAACTTTCATTTCGAGGGCGAACTGGCCCTGGTCATGGGCAAACAGGCGCGTAACCTGAGCCCAGAGACCGCCCTGGACCACGTTGCCGGCTTTACCTGTGGTCTGGACCTGACCGCGCGTGACCTGCAGAAGACCGACCTGCAGTGGTTCCGGGCCAAGGCCGCAGACCGGTTTTGTCCGCTTGGACCGTGGCTGGAGACCGACTTCAATCCAGCTGATGTCCAGGTTCAGACCCGGGTCAACGGTGAGACGCGCCAGAACGGGCGCACAGCCCAGATGATTTTCCCTGTCGTGGACATTCTGGTCTACATCACGCGGTTCGTGACGCTGGAAGCCGGAGATGTGGTGCTGACCGGCACCCCTGACGGGGTCGGGGCCCTGCAAAGCGGCGATAAGGTTGAAGTTGAAGTCGAGGGCATTGGAGTGCTGACCACGCTCATAGGCTAAGCAGACAAAGAAGGGAGGCCGGACTGTGTCCGGCCTCTTGTTTTGTCGCACACCAAGGGTTGTGCGTCTGGTCTTATCTGAGCAGGTGGCGGCTGATCACGACACGCTGGATCTCGTTGGTGCCCTCGTAGATCTGGTTGAGCTTGACGTCACGAAGCAGCTTCTCCACCGGGTACTCACCGACATAGCCGTAACCCCCGTGTACCTGAATCGCTTCGTTCGCGGCGTCGAAGGCCATTTCCGAGCAGTAGGCCTTGGCAATCGCACTTTCATACCCGTGGGGCTGGCCCTGGTCTACCAGCCAGGCGGCCTTCTGGTACATCAGGCGCCCCGTTTCGATGCCCATGGCCATTTCGGCCAGCTTGAACTGAATGGCCTGGAACTGTGCGATGGGTTTGCCAAACGCCTCGCGTTCCTTGGCGTATTTGACGCTTTCGTCCATCGCGCGCCGGGCAATTCCGACGCTGCCCGCCGCCACCGGAATGCGGGTCTTGTCCAGGGTCTTCATGGCGATCTTGAAGCCGTCCCCCAGTCCACCCAGCTGGTTTTCTCTGGGAACGCGAACGTTCTCGAACACGAGTTCCGAAGTCAGGCTTGCCCGCTGGCCCATCTTGTGCTTGATCTTGTTGTATGAAAAGCCCGGCGCGTCCTTGGGGACAACCAAGGCGACCGTAGCCTTATGCCCGCCCTGCCGGTCGGTCGTGGCGAACACCACTGTGATCTCGGCCAGACCACCGTTGCTGATCCACATCTTGGTGCCGTTGAGGACCCATTCGTCACCGTCGAGCACTGCGGTCGTGTGCATGGCAGCGGCATCTGAACCGTTGTTCGGCTCACTGAGCGCAAAGGCGGCCAGCCCTGCTTTCTCCGTCAGGGGGCCCAGGAACCGCTGCTGCTGCTCCTCTGTGCCCCCGATCAGGAGCGGCGCGATGCCCAGCTCGCTGGCCATCAGAACGGTGTAGATACCCATGCAGCCGTAGGCCAGCTCCTCACCGATCAGGCACTCGTCGAACATCCCCAGGCCCAGCCCCCCGGCATGTTCGGGAATGGTGGGGTTGAGCAGTCCGACCTCGAACGCTTTCTCGACGACCTGCCAGGGCAGCTCTTCTTTCTGGTCGTATTCGGCCGCGATAGGAATGATTTCCCTGCGTGCAAAATCACGGGCGAGTTGCTGCAACTGGCGTTGTTCGTCGTTCAGGGTGAAGTCCATGTGCGCTCCTGTGAAGTCGCCACGCCGGGCGACCAATCGTTTATACCGAGTTCAATTTATCAGAATGAGAACAGACTCTTATAGCCTAACGGTCGTTAGGCAATTCGGGAAGCCGTCACACGCTCAGTTGCACAATCAGCCGCTCCAGCACCGTGCCAGCATCAAGGCCGCGCTTCATTCCCAGGTCCGCTTCAAGGATGCGGCTCAGGTGCCCTCGCATGCGGGCTTCATTCAGCCGCCGGGCCACA is a window of Deinococcus deserti VCD115 DNA encoding:
- a CDS encoding ABC transporter ATP-binding protein, whose amino-acid sequence is MRVVTLSPATSHPPVLHARNLRHGFAGTDVLHGVSLEVWPGEVVAVTGPSGSGKSTLLHLLGGLDIPQQGEVWWADERADTLDTQTRAQRRAGRVGLVFQHHYLLEDLSVLDNVLIPCRLAGQDHPGRARELIARVGLQGREASLPGVLSGGERQRVAVARALAARPAVVLADEPTGSLDRANAETVAALLVSLAREEGAGVLLVTHDDRLAAYADRTLHLLDGQFTDA
- a CDS encoding Crp/Fnr family transcriptional regulator, producing the protein MDLLDTLKHSPLFQRVPEDAVREAARVVTPRNFQAGDTVLEQDAQGEALYLLTSGAVRVSRVSLGSRERVMGDVYAPGVIGETAVLASVGERSATVVALTDVTTLMLYRDHFSQILRRHPLVLWNLSAMLAQRITHLNDELIAFGLNTEAALAHVFTHQHRQRVQAGIPSPEVLPLGTQDIMQRISASRETVSRVMRKMERQGLLKVSNQTVVLLDVHALEQSSLDEADNE
- a CDS encoding fumarylacetoacetate hydrolase family protein, translating into MRLVRILHQGQARWGQLQQDTVLLSSGMGEAPTGETVPFDPAALLAPAEPSKIVCVGRNYLDHIRELGNDTGDLPKEPGIFLKGPNTLAEPGGTVVRPDWTDNFHFEGELALVMGKQARNLSPETALDHVAGFTCGLDLTARDLQKTDLQWFRAKAADRFCPLGPWLETDFNPADVQVQTRVNGETRQNGRTAQMIFPVVDILVYITRFVTLEAGDVVLTGTPDGVGALQSGDKVEVEVEGIGVLTTLIG
- a CDS encoding acyl-CoA dehydrogenase family protein produces the protein MDFTLNDEQRQLQQLARDFARREIIPIAAEYDQKEELPWQVVEKAFEVGLLNPTIPEHAGGLGLGMFDECLIGEELAYGCMGIYTVLMASELGIAPLLIGGTEEQQQRFLGPLTEKAGLAAFALSEPNNGSDAAAMHTTAVLDGDEWVLNGTKMWISNGGLAEITVVFATTDRQGGHKATVALVVPKDAPGFSYNKIKHKMGQRASLTSELVFENVRVPRENQLGGLGDGFKIAMKTLDKTRIPVAAGSVGIARRAMDESVKYAKEREAFGKPIAQFQAIQFKLAEMAMGIETGRLMYQKAAWLVDQGQPHGYESAIAKAYCSEMAFDAANEAIQVHGGYGYVGEYPVEKLLRDVKLNQIYEGTNEIQRVVISRHLLR